In a genomic window of Jaculus jaculus isolate mJacJac1 chromosome 8, mJacJac1.mat.Y.cur, whole genome shotgun sequence:
- the Cdkn1a gene encoding cyclin-dependent kinase inhibitor 1 translates to MSDPGDSRPVPRNSKVCRRLFGPVDSEQLRQDCDALMAGCLQEARERWNFDFATETPLEGNFAWERVRGLGLPKLYLSPGPRGGRDDLGGSKQPATSSALLQGAAQDDHVALSLSCTLVPRSPQRPEDSPGGPGTSQGRKRRQTSMTDFYHSKRRLVFSKRKP, encoded by the exons ATGTCCGACCCAGGAGACAGCCGTCCGGTGCCGCGTAACAGCAAGGTGTGCCGCCGCCTCTTCGGGCCCGTGGACAGCGAGCAGCTCCGCCAGGACTGCGACGCCCTCATGGCCGGCTGCCTGCAGGAGGCCCGCGAGCGCTGGAACTTCGACTTTGCCACCGAGACCCCGCTGGAGGGCAACTTCGCCTGGGAGCGTGTGCGGGGCCTGGGCCTGCCCAAGCTCTACCTGAGCCCCGGACCCCGGGGTGGCCGCGATGACCTCGGAGGGAGCAAGCAGCCCGCCACCTCCTCCGCCCTGCTGCAGGGGGCAGCCCAGGACGACCACGTGGCCCTGTCGCTGTCCTGCACCCTGGTGCCTCGCTCCCCACAGAGGCCTGAAGACTCTCCTGGTGGGCCCGGGACCTCTCAGGGCCGAAAACGGCGACAGACCAGCATGACAG ATTTCTACCACTCCAAGCGCCGGCTGGTCTTCTCCAAGAGGAAGCCCTAA